From a region of the Pseudomonadota bacterium genome:
- a CDS encoding RluA family pseudouridine synthase: protein MKEIKPIPYRHKPKGLTILYEDQDIIIIDKSSGLLTVKANYEKQKTAHQILIDYVRRGNVRSTKQLFVVHRLDRDTSGVLVFAKSYEAKENLKQQWKSVEKKYLAVVHGILTEKSGTITSYLAENDDYEVSSVQDSEKGKLAKTRYKVIKESKRFSLLEIELLTGKKNQIRVHFFEKGHPIVNDDKYSYKNKVEGRLALHSQYLSFNHPYSGKRLTFEAKAPVYFDTFFDNP from the coding sequence ATGAAAGAAATTAAGCCGATACCCTATAGACATAAGCCCAAGGGTTTAACTATTCTTTATGAAGACCAGGATATTATTATCATCGATAAAAGCTCAGGCCTGTTAACCGTAAAGGCAAATTATGAGAAACAAAAAACAGCTCATCAGATCTTAATCGACTATGTACGCAGGGGCAACGTCAGGTCAACAAAACAACTTTTCGTAGTACATAGGCTGGATCGCGACACTTCCGGTGTTCTCGTATTTGCCAAAAGTTATGAAGCCAAAGAAAATCTCAAACAACAATGGAAAAGTGTCGAGAAGAAATATCTGGCAGTTGTTCATGGGATATTAACTGAAAAAAGCGGGACGATCACTTCTTATTTAGCTGAAAATGATGATTATGAAGTTTCTTCGGTGCAGGATTCTGAAAAAGGAAAATTAGCAAAAACCCGTTATAAGGTTATAAAAGAATCAAAAAGATTCAGTTTGCTTGAAATTGAGTTATTAACAGGCAAAAAGAATCAGATCCGTGTCCATTTTTTTGAGAAGGGGCATCCGATAGTTAACGATGATAAATACAGTTATAAAAACAAGGTTGAAGGCCGTTTAGCTCTTCATTCACAATATTTATCTTTTAATCACCCATACAGCGGCAAAAGATTAACCTTTGAAGCAAAAGCCCCTGTTTATTTTGATACCTTTTTTGATAACCCATAA
- a CDS encoding secondary thiamine-phosphate synthase enzyme YjbQ: MKSYRKELWFNIPERRGFINITGQAEECIRESGITEGLILVNAMHITASVFINDDESGLHHDLDHWLEGLAPHEPVSRYRHNVGEDNADAHLKRSVMGREVVVAVTKGKLDFGPWEQIFYGEFDGRRKKRVLVKIIGE, translated from the coding sequence TTGAAAAGTTACAGAAAAGAATTGTGGTTTAATATTCCGGAAAGACGGGGCTTCATAAATATTACAGGGCAGGCAGAGGAGTGCATCAGGGAAAGCGGGATAACCGAAGGACTCATACTCGTAAATGCAATGCATATTACAGCCTCTGTTTTCATTAATGACGACGAATCCGGCCTCCATCATGACCTTGATCACTGGCTTGAAGGGTTGGCTCCACATGAGCCGGTCTCCCGGTACCGGCATAACGTTGGTGAAGATAATGCCGATGCCCACCTTAAGCGGTCGGTAATGGGAAGAGAGGTAGTTGTAGCCGTCACTAAAGGAAAATTAGATTTCGGACCCTGGGAACAGATTTTTTATGGCGAGTTTGACGGAAGGCGGAAAAAACGGGTCCTCGTCAAGATTATAGGAGAATAA